In one window of Betaproteobacteria bacterium DNA:
- a CDS encoding gamma-glutamyl-gamma-aminobutyrate hydrolase family protein: MARALRIGLSARFLHPRPGVAGSLRKTVQYLEQAMANWVMSRDVLVLMIPSINSDGVLHRSNMRLRDYARELDGLVLQGGADLSPASYGEEPLQPEWAGDRMRDDYEIELFNEFLEAGKPVLGVCRGIQLINVALGGTLYQDLPTQVGPQTTHRDREIYEGNCHDVRIESGSGLARLYPELQSACVNSLHHQAVRKLGRDLVVEARSNADDVIEAVRLKGRSYVLGVQWHPEFHRPDDDRVLDSGPILEEFLGEARRRA; the protein is encoded by the coding sequence ATGGCGCGCGCGCTTCGAATCGGCTTGTCCGCCCGTTTCCTGCACCCGCGCCCGGGCGTGGCCGGGTCGCTGCGCAAGACGGTTCAATACCTCGAGCAGGCCATGGCGAACTGGGTGATGTCGCGCGACGTCCTGGTGCTGATGATTCCGTCGATCAACAGCGACGGCGTGCTGCATCGGAGCAACATGCGCTTGCGCGACTACGCGCGCGAGCTCGACGGTCTGGTGTTGCAGGGCGGCGCCGATCTGAGCCCGGCGAGCTACGGGGAAGAGCCGCTGCAGCCGGAATGGGCCGGCGATCGCATGCGCGACGACTACGAGATCGAGCTCTTCAACGAGTTTCTCGAGGCGGGCAAGCCCGTGCTCGGTGTCTGCCGCGGCATCCAGCTGATCAACGTGGCCCTCGGCGGCACGCTCTACCAGGATCTGCCCACGCAGGTCGGACCCCAGACCACTCACCGCGACCGCGAGATCTATGAGGGCAACTGCCACGATGTCCGCATCGAAAGCGGATCGGGGCTTGCGCGCCTTTATCCCGAGCTGCAGAGCGCGTGCGTCAACAGCCTGCATCACCAGGCCGTGCGCAAGCTCGGCCGCGACCTCGTGGTGGAGGCCCGCTCGAACGCCGACGATGTCATCGAGGCCGTTCGCCTGAAAGGCCGCAGCTACGTCCTGGGTGTGCAATGGCATCCTGAATTCCATCGCCCCGACGACGACAGGGTGCTCGACAGCGGTCCGATCCTGGAAGAGTTCCTGGGCGAAGCCCGCCGTCGCGCCTGA
- a CDS encoding tartrate dehydrogenase, which produces MREQCTSLGRGIPREADVSKHRIAVIPGDGIGKEVMPEGLRVLDAAARKFGLALEFDHFDWSSEYYASLGTWMPKDWKDRVGGHDCLYFGACGWPAIVADHVSLWDSLIKFRREFDQYANIRPARLMPGIRSPLADRKPGDIDMFIVRENTEGEYSSIGGRAFEGTEREVVMQQATFTRKGTDRILKFAFELAQKRPKKHLTSATKSNGISITMPYWDERVSAMAKQYPEVRVDKFHIDILTAHFVQRPDFFDVVVASNLFGDILSDLGPACCGTIGIAPSGNINAERIYPSLFEPVHGSAPDIAGKGIANPIGAIWSGAMMLEHLGYPHAGAHIVATIEKALEPRSGAPRTPDIGGTATTQDLGKAIAAAI; this is translated from the coding sequence ATGCGCGAGCAATGCACGAGTTTGGGCAGAGGGATTCCCCGGGAGGCGGACGTGAGCAAGCATCGGATCGCAGTCATTCCAGGCGACGGTATCGGCAAGGAGGTGATGCCCGAAGGGCTGCGGGTGCTCGATGCGGCGGCACGCAAGTTCGGCCTCGCGCTCGAGTTCGATCACTTCGACTGGAGCAGCGAGTACTACGCGAGCCTCGGCACCTGGATGCCGAAAGACTGGAAGGATCGCGTGGGCGGCCACGACTGCCTGTACTTCGGCGCCTGCGGCTGGCCCGCGATCGTGGCCGACCATGTGTCGCTGTGGGATTCGCTGATCAAGTTCCGGCGCGAGTTCGACCAGTACGCGAATATTCGCCCCGCGCGGCTCATGCCGGGTATCCGCTCACCGCTGGCCGATCGCAAGCCGGGCGACATCGACATGTTCATCGTGCGCGAGAACACCGAGGGCGAGTATTCCTCCATCGGCGGGCGCGCATTCGAAGGCACCGAGCGTGAAGTGGTGATGCAGCAGGCGACTTTCACGCGCAAGGGAACCGACCGGATTCTCAAGTTCGCCTTCGAGCTGGCGCAGAAGCGCCCGAAGAAGCATCTGACTTCGGCCACCAAGTCCAACGGCATCTCGATCACCATGCCGTACTGGGACGAGCGCGTTAGCGCGATGGCCAAGCAGTACCCGGAGGTGCGCGTCGACAAGTTCCACATCGATATCCTGACTGCGCACTTCGTGCAGCGGCCGGATTTTTTCGACGTGGTGGTTGCCTCCAACCTGTTCGGCGACATCCTCTCCGACCTCGGCCCCGCCTGCTGCGGCACGATCGGCATTGCCCCTTCGGGCAACATCAATGCCGAGCGCATTTATCCTTCCCTGTTCGAGCCGGTGCACGGTTCCGCGCCCGACATCGCCGGCAAGGGCATCGCCAATCCGATCGGCGCGATCTGGTCGGGGGCGATGATGCTCGAGCACCTCGGCTACCCGCACGCCGGCGCGCATATCGTCGCCACCATCGAGAAGGCGCTCGAACCTCGCAGCGGCGCGCCGCGCACCCCGGACATCGGCGGAACCGCGACCACCCAGGATCTGGGCAAGGCGATCGCCGCGGCGATCTAG
- a CDS encoding glycerophosphodiester phosphodiesterase, giving the protein MDKACVLAGAAIRLRWSVIPLLGALGAAPAGGGDAAPRPAAREKPIVIAHRGASGYFPEHTLAAYGAAIDMGADFIEPDLVMTRDGMLIARHENALAIVDEATGGVIETTTNVHTLPQFAARRTTRLVDDKRITGWFAEDFTLAEIRTLRARERIPRERPRNTEHDDRYPIPTLQEIIDLAKQRSAELGRAIGIYPETKHPSYHAAIGLPLEPALLEVLAANGWNDVLAPVFIQSFETQNLRALRRVTSVRLIQLLDARGRPWDLQASSDPRTYADLATAEGLREIARYADGVGPHKALVIGRTLAGGLDLPSQFVRDAHAAGLLVHPWTFRAENAFLPLEFRRGDDRAERGDGQGEVAAFLRTDIDGFFTDHPDVGVAAVAALQAR; this is encoded by the coding sequence ATCGATAAGGCGTGCGTCTTGGCGGGTGCCGCGATTCGCCTGCGCTGGTCCGTGATTCCCTTGCTCGGCGCGCTCGGTGCGGCGCCCGCCGGCGGCGGCGACGCAGCCCCGCGACCCGCAGCAAGAGAAAAACCCATTGTCATCGCGCATCGCGGCGCAAGCGGGTATTTTCCCGAGCACACGCTGGCAGCGTATGGGGCCGCGATCGACATGGGCGCCGATTTCATCGAGCCGGATCTGGTCATGACCCGAGACGGCATGCTCATTGCCCGGCACGAGAACGCGCTCGCGATCGTGGACGAAGCGACCGGCGGCGTGATCGAGACGACCACCAACGTGCACACGCTGCCGCAGTTCGCCGCGCGCCGCACCACCCGGTTGGTGGACGACAAGCGCATCACCGGCTGGTTCGCGGAGGACTTCACGCTTGCCGAGATCAGGACGCTGCGAGCGCGCGAGCGCATTCCCCGGGAACGTCCGCGCAACACCGAGCACGACGACCGTTATCCGATTCCGACGCTCCAGGAGATCATCGATCTCGCCAAGCAGCGCAGCGCCGAGCTCGGACGCGCGATCGGCATCTACCCGGAAACCAAGCACCCGAGCTATCACGCCGCGATCGGCCTGCCGTTGGAGCCGGCGCTGCTCGAAGTGCTGGCCGCCAACGGCTGGAACGACGTGCTGGCGCCGGTTTTCATTCAATCGTTCGAGACGCAGAACCTGCGCGCGCTGCGCCGCGTGACCAGCGTGCGGCTGATTCAATTGCTCGATGCCCGAGGCCGACCCTGGGATTTGCAGGCGAGCAGCGATCCTCGCACCTATGCGGACCTGGCCACGGCCGAGGGCTTGCGTGAAATCGCCCGCTATGCCGATGGCGTCGGCCCGCACAAGGCGCTCGTGATCGGACGCACGCTCGCCGGCGGCCTGGACCTGCCGAGCCAGTTCGTGCGCGACGCGCACGCCGCCGGATTACTCGTGCATCCGTGGACATTCCGCGCCGAGAACGCGTTCCTGCCGCTCGAATTCCGCCGTGGCGACGACCGTGCCGAACGCGGCGACGGGCAAGGCGAGGTCGCCGCTTTCCTGCGAACCGACATCGACGGATTCTTCACCGATCATCCCGACGTCGGTGTCGCGGCGGTCGCGGCGTTGCAAGCCCGCTGA
- a CDS encoding tripartite tricarboxylate transporter TctB family protein: MSVELRNNKDFLAGLLMMGVGAAGFYMALDYPFGSALRMGPGYFPRVLAGILVAFGLYVGIRGFRFPERVEGIWGWKPLALITVAFWIYGWLMDHAGFIPSLIVLFAISTLAGHEFRLKEVIILMIVMITFAWAVFIYGLGLPYPLFWWQ, from the coding sequence ATGAGTGTCGAGCTTCGCAACAACAAGGACTTTCTGGCAGGTTTGCTAATGATGGGCGTGGGCGCCGCGGGTTTCTACATGGCGCTCGACTATCCGTTCGGCAGCGCGCTGCGCATGGGACCGGGGTATTTCCCGCGAGTTCTGGCCGGCATTCTGGTGGCATTCGGCTTGTACGTGGGCATCCGCGGCTTTCGCTTTCCCGAGCGCGTGGAAGGCATCTGGGGCTGGAAGCCGCTGGCGCTGATCACGGTGGCGTTCTGGATCTATGGCTGGCTGATGGATCATGCCGGCTTCATTCCCTCGCTGATCGTGCTGTTTGCGATCTCCACACTGGCCGGACATGAGTTCCGCCTGAAAGAAGTGATCATCCTGATGATCGTGATGATCACCTTCGCCTGGGCGGTATTCATCTACGGGCTGGGACTTCCCTATCCTCTGTTCTGGTGGCAATGA